A window of Punica granatum isolate Tunisia-2019 chromosome 8, ASM765513v2, whole genome shotgun sequence genomic DNA:
TCTTGTACTCAAAAGTCCAATAGACCTTGATTAATCCAGTTTGAATTACGTTAGCCCACTATTGGGTAAAACTCTCGCTTCGTGGATTTTCCCATAAAACATTGAGATAATTTATCAGAAAAAGATAtctaaattgataaattttcttatgatTGTCTCCTATTTTATTGCTCctatcaattttattttcaattgaaatttACGGAATAAATATGTCGCACAaactttcttttccaatttttcttGCCTGATTCGGTTACTTAATggaattttctagatttttgagttttttaagaaataagtttttgaaatttctaaaaaatataatatagatatacatTTATGGGAGCCTTCGTtgttttctcgattttttaaactttctttaaaaaatattttttattttttattttttaaacattttaaaagatatagataaataaatatatagatttgtgagACTGATCAATATTTTCTTGAgttttttgaacttttctttataaaatgaacttttatttttaaaattttttaattttttttaaaacatttaaatatagatttatggAATCAATCgttattttcttgaatttttgagcttctattagaaaaaaattaatttttaaaacatataaatatagatttatgggactattttttatattttatattttatttttaaattataaatattttataagaaTATCTACATAAAACAAATCACGTAAGATTATAGTTGATTTTAAAGATAAATTAAATCACGTCaggtattatatatatatatatatatatgttttttttccaaaaagtAAATCAGGTCATGACCAataacaagaaaagaaaatcagataatatttttcatatagatgtagatattagcttttttataatttagcaataaacttattaattttgaataataacaaaatacttaattatcaacaataataaaaaactatTCTCTAAAAAGAGGACGCGCGTTAATTGAAGCCAAGACTTTTGcattccatttctttttttctagaTAACTTTTGCATTCCTTATAATAAGATAACTTGCTGGATAAATTTTGCATtccttataataaaatataacttTTGCATTCCTTATAATAAGATAAGATAACTAAGaaatttgtaacaaaaaaattattagctTTTTCATGTGCGTACCCTGGTATCAGAAAGCCCACTAACGTCAATTATTCTCTGAAAAGAGGACGCATGTTAATTGAAACCAAGACTTttgcattcttttttttttttggattactTTTGCATTCCTTAAAATAAGATAACTTGCTGGATAAATTTTGTTCTCCTTATAATAAGATATAACTTTTGCATTCTTTATAATAAGAAGAAATTTGTAgctcaaaaaattattagctTTTTTGGTGCGTACTCTGATTTGCGAAAGTCTTTTGGTGACTCAACTAATCTAATTTGAGTCAATCAGCCCACTAGAAGGTAAACTTTCTcagtatgaattttcttaattcacaaaactcgaatTCGAAACTTTAGAACAAGAATCGAATCACTTGAATCAACCcacattgatatatatatatatatatatgttagaaaattgttattattttctcgGGGCATCTTCGTAAGTTACTCTTATAAATACTTTTCCATGAGCAGCAACATTCTCAAGCCATCTTTTACAATGTCAAAATTCAGCTCTATACATACAGGAACTAGATATACTCCATAATCTTTCAAATaatatacaaaaagaaaaaggaaaaaggaaaaaggaaaactgCGTGGGATAGTAGACATAACCATATTGGCTTTGTTACCGAAGGGCAGTTGTGTATACTATAGGAGGTGCATCAAGTTGGATCACCAGCCTTCAAAAAACcactggaaaaaaataaaaataaaagcacAATAAGAGGGGGCCAATATTAATTTGATGAGACCTTTATCAGGAAAGAGGAGCATGTCCATGAGAAGTAATTTCCTCATGATGTTTCATCCTCATGTCTATGCACTGGAATTGCTCCCTTGCCAAAACCCTGACTTGCTTAATGTATGTCTCAAAGCGCACTGCCCCAATCTCAATTGCCTTGTCTAATGCATATATTGTGTCCTCAATGGCCCTCTCACTTGCCAGACAATCCAATATCAGCCTTGATTTCTCACCGTCGACTTCAAATACGCTATCAATCACGTCCTCAGTATCCCTGCGTGCCGAACCGGTAAATGCTGGCTCGAGGTTGAGACTGTCTTGCCACTCGTATATCCTGCCTGCTTCCCGTTCCAGTTCCCTCACCTTTCCCTTCAAGTCTGCCCTCTCAGACTTGAGCTCGCGCACGATCCTAGAGGTCGCAGCGCATCGTGCACAGAGCTCCTCCTGTAGTCCTAGTAGATCCTGGACTTCCTCATCCACTGTCGATCTTAGAACCGTTATATCGTAGTGGATGATACCCGAGAGCCGGTCCAGAGCTTCTGTCTTCGAGGCACGGGTGGGGTGGGCAGCGGACCCCGAGGATGGCTGTGAATTCCAGAATGGATGGTCCTTCGAGAACAACTTCGCGAGGTTTCTTGCCAGGTCGGAGAGGCTGCATCGGGGATAGGACCATGTGCTAAGGTACGGCGTGCTGGTGAGGCCCGAAGACGAGTCTACAAACGGATGGTCCGGGTGGATATTACATCCTGGATCGGCCAACACGAACACTATGGGCCCTACGGTCGGGTAGTTCTCGTGCAGCCAGATGGTGACCGGGACGG
This region includes:
- the LOC116188934 gene encoding protein ELC-like; this translates as MIMAPVVASSIQFIEAALSNGGGSPFGLAYSDPNQRWLIRKDLLSLLQEFPSFSLSIDTFFHNDGTSTKLLVARGSLPISGFSAPAVPVTIWLHENYPTVGPIVFVLADPGCNIHPDHPFVDSSSGLTSTPYLSTWSYPRCSLSDLARNLAKLFSKDHPFWNSQPSSGSAAHPTRASKTEALDRLSGIIHYDITVLRSTVDEEVQDLLGLQEELCARCAATSRIVRELKSERADLKGKVRELEREAGRIYEWQDSLNLEPAFTGSARRDTEDVIDSVFEVDGEKSRLILDCLASERAIEDTIYALDKAIEIGAVRFETYIKQVRVLAREQFQCIDMRMKHHEEITSHGHAPLS